One Actinomadura viridis genomic region harbors:
- a CDS encoding DUF5946 family protein, which produces MKGGGVPVTCCPECGGPALPQPCEELFGAVLALDHSRRPPWGPLHGITVSCFLLQHPSRLPRNAPAFPCLMLHTYLDEGLTAVTRLIGRARRSNSHRSRGLQLPEIDTGAPEPHLAPSPTDFGVTIHDVGQDGTFPADGFPERITAWASDIITAWCSRNPGTCPNPGAHRSPR; this is translated from the coding sequence ATGAAAGGGGGTGGGGTGCCTGTGACGTGCTGCCCTGAATGCGGGGGTCCCGCCCTGCCTCAACCGTGCGAGGAGCTCTTCGGGGCCGTGCTCGCGCTCGACCACTCCCGGCGCCCGCCCTGGGGGCCTTTGCACGGGATCACGGTCTCCTGCTTCCTCCTCCAGCACCCCAGCCGCCTGCCCAGGAACGCTCCGGCCTTCCCCTGCCTGATGCTGCACACCTACCTGGACGAAGGTCTCACTGCGGTCACCCGGCTCATCGGACGGGCCCGCCGCTCCAACAGCCATCGAAGCCGCGGCCTTCAACTCCCCGAGATCGACACCGGTGCCCCGGAACCGCACCTCGCGCCGTCGCCCACGGACTTCGGCGTCACCATCCACGACGTCGGCCAGGACGGGACGTTCCCGGCGGACGGCTTCCCTGAGCGCATCACCGCCTGGGCGTCGGACATCATCACCGCCTGGTGCTCGCGGAACCCGGGAACATGCCCGAACCCGGGCGCTCACCGCTCTCCGCGCTGA
- a CDS encoding MBL fold metallo-hydrolase, with product MRQITVLGGCGAFPEPGRACSGFAVDWDGYRLVLDLGYATFPRLLAHWPDGALDAVAITHEHPDHCIDLHALFRMRLYGRPGGPRLPLYCPPGVLDRLQGLEPDVDLNAVFEVHPLPGTYQVGPFKLTGLPLPHYVPNAGIRLQAGEIALAYSGDTGPDPLLAELGRDADLFIIEATDRPGETRRATRNLMTSAEAGHWARQAGARRLMLTHFWPGNDRTASLAAASARFGEEVLAAEEDLTVTLGKP from the coding sequence ATGCGACAGATCACCGTGCTCGGCGGTTGTGGCGCGTTTCCAGAGCCGGGCCGGGCGTGCAGCGGGTTCGCGGTGGACTGGGACGGCTACCGCTTGGTGCTGGACCTCGGCTACGCCACGTTCCCGCGGCTCCTCGCGCACTGGCCGGACGGCGCCCTGGACGCGGTCGCCATCACCCACGAGCACCCGGATCACTGCATCGACCTCCACGCACTGTTCCGGATGAGGCTCTATGGCCGCCCCGGCGGACCACGGCTGCCGCTGTACTGCCCGCCAGGCGTACTCGACAGGCTCCAGGGTCTGGAACCCGACGTCGATCTGAACGCGGTCTTCGAGGTACATCCCCTGCCCGGCACCTACCAGGTCGGGCCGTTCAAGCTGACCGGCCTGCCGCTCCCGCACTACGTGCCCAATGCGGGGATCCGCCTCCAGGCCGGCGAGATCGCACTGGCCTATTCCGGGGACACCGGCCCGGACCCGCTGCTGGCCGAACTCGGCCGTGACGCCGACCTGTTCATCATCGAGGCCACCGATCGACCCGGCGAGACGCGGCGGGCCACACGCAACCTGATGACCTCCGCCGAAGCCGGCCACTGGGCCCGGCAGGCGGGCGCCCGCAGGCTCATGCTCACCCACTTCTGGCCCGGCAACGATCGGACGGCCTCACTCGCCGCAGCGTCCGCCCGCTTCGGCGAAGAAGTGCTGGCGGCCGAAGAAGACCTCACCGTCACGCTCGGGAAACCCTAG
- a CDS encoding XRE family transcriptional regulator has product MARRAADGDASESTLSALETVVDDLASAYPRTAPAELVGHVQRHLTYVEALLDARMTLAERRRLIVIGGWLSLLAATCDIDLHHRPAATARLRTAAALADQAGHTEILAWCLETEAWQALTDGDHRRALDLAQAAQRVAPRTGSAFIQATAQEGRAWARLGAGAETRDALARVERLVTPLAMPDRPEHHYRYDPAKSDAYTATTLAWVGDPAAEPYARGVLARLESDGPPRPRRAASARLDLALALIASDRPEEAAHTALEAVTSGRLVPSNYWRAAEIITAVEYVPAAGELREAFRDLCASSRLQDHGAAGPG; this is encoded by the coding sequence TTGGCTCGGCGGGCGGCTGACGGCGACGCGAGTGAGAGCACGCTGAGCGCGCTGGAGACGGTCGTGGACGACCTCGCCTCCGCCTACCCGAGGACGGCGCCCGCCGAGCTGGTGGGTCACGTACAACGCCATCTCACGTATGTGGAGGCGCTGCTGGACGCCCGGATGACCCTGGCCGAAAGGCGGCGTCTGATCGTCATTGGAGGTTGGCTGTCCTTGCTGGCGGCGACCTGCGACATCGATCTCCATCACCGTCCCGCGGCGACGGCCCGCCTGCGGACGGCTGCTGCTTTGGCCGACCAGGCCGGGCATACCGAGATCCTTGCGTGGTGCCTGGAGACCGAGGCATGGCAAGCACTCACCGATGGTGACCACCGGCGCGCGCTCGACCTCGCCCAGGCCGCCCAGCGAGTCGCGCCACGTACGGGTTCGGCGTTCATCCAGGCCACGGCGCAGGAGGGGCGCGCGTGGGCGCGGCTCGGGGCCGGCGCCGAGACCCGGGACGCACTGGCGCGGGTCGAACGGCTGGTGACGCCCCTGGCGATGCCCGATCGCCCCGAACATCACTACCGCTACGACCCGGCCAAGAGCGACGCCTATACGGCGACCACGCTCGCGTGGGTCGGCGACCCGGCCGCCGAGCCATACGCGAGGGGTGTGCTCGCCCGGCTGGAGTCGGACGGCCCGCCCCGGCCGCGACGCGCCGCATCCGCCCGGCTCGACCTCGCTCTGGCCTTGATCGCCTCGGACCGTCCCGAGGAGGCCGCGCACACGGCGCTTGAGGCCGTGACGAGCGGGCGGCTGGTGCCCTCGAACTACTGGCGTGCGGCCGAGATCATCACGGCGGTCGAGTACGTTCCGGCGGCCGGTGAGCTGCGCGAGGCCTTCCGCGACCTGTGCGCGAGCTCCCGTCTGCAAGATCATGGAGCGGCTGGCCCGGGCTGA